The DNA sequence ATTTGCTGATTTTGAACAAATTGTTCATAATAAAGTTGACCAAAATGAACCAATCACGTTGGATGTTTTTAAAAATATTTGTAAAGAATTATATCCAAAATACTTTCCAAAATTAAAAACAGAAACGTATGAGGATGAATTTGAAAATTTATGAGGATTATATGTTCCGCATTTTTATAGTGATTTTTATGTTTATAAATATGCAACTGCAATGATAAGTGCGATTTCATTTACGAATAAAATTTTGAACGGTAATAAAGGCGATGTGGAAAATTATTTATCTTTTTTAAAAATGGGTTCAAGCGAATGACCAATTGATGCTCTTAAGAAATCTGGAGTTGATTTGCTAGATAAAAAAACTTATGATGAAGCATTTGAATTATTGGAGCATTATTTATGTGAATTGGAAAAGCTTTTAAATTAATTTATAATTAAGATGTTTTAATGTATATAGTTACATTTACTAATTAAAGGGGGATTTATGGGTATTTATACACCAAGCACAACAGCGGTAAGATCTAGATGATCAAAGGTTTTTAGAGCATTAGCTTTAATTATTATTATAGGTTTAGGTATTGCAACAACTTCGCTGGCAATCTCGTTAAAAAATGCAAACGGAACAATTGAGCATATGAACGATAATCCAGTTGATCCAAGTAAATCAGGAAAACAACAAGCCGAGGGTGTCATTGTTCAAACATTTTTAAACTCTAATTCATGACAAAAGAAACAAGGTTCAACAACTGAATATTTAACTATGGCAGAGTTTTTAGGTGAAAATTTAATAAGTACGTTTGTGAGTAAATTGCCACAATTCGATCCAACACAATCAAATTTAAATGCCATTTCAGCAAGTTCAAGTAGCATAAATATTCTTAATTATTCACTGACTCCTGATGTTACAAATTACAACAGCAATAATCAAAAATACAAAGTTAATGAAGTTCAAGTAGTATTTACCTGTTCGTTTACATATGTAACAGATAGCCCAACTCCGCCTCCTGCAAAAGGTTATGCTCCAACGATGGAAGTGCATTTAAAATTTAGAACAGGAACTGACTACACACAAGACAAGGATCCAAGCGTTTCTCCGACTTCTAATCCAAAAATATTAATATGAACTGATATGATATCTGCCTATTCAATTTATATTCCTAATTCGAATAATCCATACCCAGATGGAAATTAATAGTGAGCAAAATGAATTCATACATTACAAATTTTAATACAATTGTTGAAAACAATAATTTAAAAATAAACCACAATCACGAAACTGTTGCAGATAATTTCCCCTTTTTAGAAAAAATAATTGTTTTTGTCGTTGAAAATATAAAAAAAGAAAAATCATTTATTGGCACTATTGCAATAAACGATAAAACTAATGAAATTTATTTAAACGCGCATCTAATAGTGGCTAAAATATTATTTGATCACTTTTTTCTTAATAAAAAAATTGATAACGATATAGCAAAAAGAATTAATCACCCTTTAATTAATTCAATTGTAAAAAATGATTTGAATTTTCAACAATCGATCAATTATTTTCATTATTTAATAAAGGATTTCACAGATTGATTGGTAGGTGTTAATTTAAAGAAAGAAGATGTTGTAGTTTTTTTTGATAAAGTGCAAATTAATGTTTTACAAAATAACATCTATGAAGATCAAGTTATTTCAGACATGAATAATTCATTATCATTAGTTTTTGATACGTCGATTGCTCAATTATTCGAAAACAAATTATTTAATTTCATGGATCAAAAACTTGTTTCTAGTAAGTATTCAGAATTGAGAGATATCTTTAATAAAGAATTTAAATCTATTTTTTCACGATTAGCTACTAACCAAAGTTTTATTAATAATTTAGACAATTTTATTCACTCGTCATTAATAATTGACGATTTATTTTTAGTTTCTCAATCTCAAATTTCTATAAATTATCAAACATGAAAACACGCTATTTCAATCAGAATAACACGAGTTTTAGAAAGAAATTTTGGCGAAAAAAATAAAACAGTAACTGATTTTGTCAACATATTAAATCATTATAAGTTGAGATTTTATATTGTTTTATATTTAGCAACTAAAAAATTTGATAACTTTTCTAATTTATCAACATTATCTATTTTTTGTGCATTAGAATTGTACTCGCATAATATTCCTTTGGAATTTATTTCAGCAATAATTGTTGAGCATAGCAGACTAGAAAATAATAAAGTTGTAATTGCAAATTCTAAATCATTAGATAATGTTTTAAGAAAATTGTTAAGTTATGTATTAAGAATTTATATGTCTAAAAAACCAATTAATTTTAATCAAGCAGGGCAATTATTATTAAATTCAATAGTTTCATTAAATCAAGTGAACGATATAGATGAATTTATTAAACATGCTAAAGATTTTCTAGTTAAATTTGATGAAAAAAATAACGATGAAGAAGGTATAGATGATATTTTAGATGATTCATTTGTTGGTAAATTTTTAAATAACGAGAAAATTAATTCCCCAAAAATGTCATATTTGTTGCCTAAATTAATTATGTTTTCTGAAATAACAAAATATAAGCATGAGATTGCAGATATTAAAATACCTTATTTAATTTATTTACCTCAGTTATTTCAGAAGAATGTTGAATTGAATCATTTGTCAATTGGAGATTTATTCCCGATTGCTGCAGACGATTACCAAAAGCTAGCAACAAATAATATGGATATTCAATTTGCATATATTTCTGCATGCAAAAATTTTAGTCATTTGTTGCATGATAAAGTAATTCAAGAAACAATAAATACTAGATCATTTAATGAAGATCAGAGAAATAAAAGGAAAAATCAATATATCGATTTATTTATAGATGTCTTAAGAATAAATAAATAACTATTCTTGGAACATTGTTGAAATGTGACTTCTTACTTTTGAAGATTCATTATAGTTTTCTTCAATAAAGTTGGTAAATTTTCTCTCTAATTCAATTAGTTCGATATATGAAGATACATGAATTACAAAACAACAAACATTTTCCTTTTGCTTAATATTGCATTCGTAATTTTGAAAAATAATTTTTCTTTTCTCGTTTGTTGTAAAGATTACTCTAGTCTTAAATATATCCATTAATTCGATTTTTTTATCATATTCTGTATTATGTTGAACTAAATTTTGACCAAAATAATCAGCTAACTTTAAAGTTAAGTTACTACTTGTAATAGCCATTTCGTGAGTCATAATTTTTGAACCATGGATAGATATAAAATCAAATAATTCAGTTATATTGGTTATAGATGTTAATTTAGCATGTAAGCCTTTATAAAAAGATATTATTTTTGGGTGTTGATCATTATCTTCCATTATTTTTTTTCGATATCTTTCAATTAAAAAATGTTTCACATCTTGAATACTTTCATAAATATCTTCATTAGTTTCTTTAAATATATTTTTAATATCATTATTCATACTTAAATTTTACTTTTTAATAATTTATTTTTTCAAATTTGATTTTATTTTTTTTATGTTAAAATTTTATTTGTGTTTAAAAAAAATCAACACACCAATCATAGTTGTTAAGGAGAAATATGCAAAAACTAAGAATTAGATTAAAAGCATACGATAGCAAAGTACTTGACGAATCAATTAAAAAAATCGTTGAAGTATTACAAGGTCTAGAGGCTGATATTAGGGGACCAATTCCACTACCTACAAAAATCGAAAAATATACAATTTTAAGATCTGTACATAAACATAAAGACTCAAGAGAACAATTTGAAAGAAGAACTCACGTGAGACTAATGGATATTTACAATCCAAATAACAATATTATTAACAAATTGAAATCTCTTTCATTACCTTCATCAGTAAATATAGAGATTAAATTTTAGTTTATTAGAGAAGGAGTAATAATGAAGGGTTTATTAGGAAAAAAAATTGGAATGACACAAATTTACTCAAAAACTGGAAAGGCAATCCCTGTAACAGTTATTGAAGTAACACCTAATGTAGTTACACAAGTAAAAACATTAGAAAATGATGGTTATGTAGCTACTCAATTATCTTTTGGAGATATAAGAGAAAATTTATTAACAAAATCACAAAAAACTCATTTTGCTAAAGCTAATACTACAGCAAAAAAATACACAAGAGAAATTAGAGATATGAATGGTTACAATTTAGGTGATAACGTTACTGCTTCTATTTTTCAAAAAGGTGAAATGGTGGATGTAGCTAGTGTATCTAAAGGACACGGGTTTTCAGGACCTATTAAAAGACATAATCAATCAACAGGTCCAATGGGTCACGGTTCAGGGTACCACAGAGGTGTAGGATCAATGGGTTCAATCACAAATAATAGAATATTTAAAGGTAAAAACATGCCTGGTCAATATGGACATGACAACACAACAGTTCAAAATTTACAAATTGTAGATTTTAGTGAAGAAAACAACTTTGTATTGGTGAGCGGAGCAATTCCGGGACCAAAAAATTCATTAGTGGTAATTTATGAATCAATTAAGCATCCAGGAGTTGTTAAACCGATTGAACTTGTAAATTACAATACAAAGAAAGAAAGTGAATAATATGCAAGCAAAAGTATTAAATAATAAAGGTCAAGAAGTAAAAAATATTAAACTTGCTGACGATGTTTTCGCTATTGAAAATCCAAATAGTCATGCAATTTTTTCATCAGTTATTTCAGAAGAAGCTTCATGAAGACAAGGAACTCATTCTACTAAAACTAAAGCTGAAGTTAGTGGCGGTGGAAAGAAACCATGAGCTCAAAAAGGTACAGGTAATGCTAGACAAGGTTCTACAAGAAATCCGCAATGAAGACATGGTGGAATTGCTTTTGGACCAAAACCAAATAGAAATTACTCATTAAAATTAAATAAAAAAGAACAAAACCTATCATTGAGATCTGCATTATCAATTAAAATGGCAAAACAAGAAATTACAATTATTGATTCATTCTCATTAAATGAATTTTCAACTAAAAAGTTCTTAACTAACTTAAAGGATTTAGGACTAGACAACAAAAAAGTTTTAATTATTGCTAATCAACCAAGTGATTTTTTAGCAAAATCAGTAGATAATGTTGCTAATGTTTTATTACTTGGTGTAAATCAAGTAACGACAAGAAGCATTTTAAATAACGATGTTATTTTAGCTTCAGAGGAATCAATTAAAGCTTTAGAAGAAAGATTGGTGAAATAATATGGATTTAATTAATGTAATTAAAAAACCTGTTTTAACAGAAAAATCATACCGCGGTATTCAAGATCAAAAATATACATTTGAAGTAGATCGTAAGTCAACAAAACTCGAAATTAAAAAAGCATTTGAACAATTGTTTGGAGCAAAAGTTGCGAGTGTTAATGTAATTAACAAAGAAGGTAAAAAGAAAACTGTTGGTAGATTCACTGGAAGAAAAAATCATGCTAAATATGCAATTATAACTTTAAAACCAGGTGAAAAACTAGAAATTTTTGATGAAGCCAATGCTGTTGAAGACAATGCTCAATCAGAACTTAAAGGAGATGAATAATGCCAGTAAAGGTATATAAACCAACCACAAATAGTCGTAGAAATTACTCTGTATTAGATTACAAAGCAACTATTACAAAACAAACTCCAGAAAAAAGCTTAACAGTTTCTTTCAAAAAACATGCCGGTAGAAATAATCAAGGTGTTATCACGGTAAGACATCAAGGTGGCGGTCACAAAAGAAGATATCGTTTAATCGATTTCAAAAGAAATAAATTTGATATCCCAGCTAAAGTAGTGGCGTTTGAATATGATCCAAATAGAACATGTAATATTGCATTATTGAATTATGTTGATGGTGAAAAGAGATACATCATTGCTCCACAGAATTTAAATGTCGGTGATGAAATTATTTCAAGCACTAAAGCACCAATCAAACCAGGGAACACATTACCATTAATTAATATTCCTGAAGGT is a window from the Mycoplasma sp. (ex Biomphalaria glabrata) genome containing:
- the rplD gene encoding 50S ribosomal protein L4, producing the protein MQAKVLNNKGQEVKNIKLADDVFAIENPNSHAIFSSVISEEASWRQGTHSTKTKAEVSGGGKKPWAQKGTGNARQGSTRNPQWRHGGIAFGPKPNRNYSLKLNKKEQNLSLRSALSIKMAKQEITIIDSFSLNEFSTKKFLTNLKDLGLDNKKVLIIANQPSDFLAKSVDNVANVLLLGVNQVTTRSILNNDVILASEESIKALEERLVK
- the rplC gene encoding 50S ribosomal protein L3, with protein sequence MKGLLGKKIGMTQIYSKTGKAIPVTVIEVTPNVVTQVKTLENDGYVATQLSFGDIRENLLTKSQKTHFAKANTTAKKYTREIRDMNGYNLGDNVTASIFQKGEMVDVASVSKGHGFSGPIKRHNQSTGPMGHGSGYHRGVGSMGSITNNRIFKGKNMPGQYGHDNTTVQNLQIVDFSEENNFVLVSGAIPGPKNSLVVIYESIKHPGVVKPIELVNYNTKKESE
- the rplW gene encoding 50S ribosomal protein L23, translating into MDLINVIKKPVLTEKSYRGIQDQKYTFEVDRKSTKLEIKKAFEQLFGAKVASVNVINKEGKKKTVGRFTGRKNHAKYAIITLKPGEKLEIFDEANAVEDNAQSELKGDE
- the rpsJ gene encoding 30S ribosomal protein S10, with the translated sequence MQKLRIRLKAYDSKVLDESIKKIVEVLQGLEADIRGPIPLPTKIEKYTILRSVHKHKDSREQFERRTHVRLMDIYNPNNNIINKLKSLSLPSSVNIEIKF